A single Bifidobacterium scardovii JCM 12489 = DSM 13734 DNA region contains:
- a CDS encoding glycoside hydrolase family 43 protein: MNDSIDGKNPGEQYGYLLVHFIENALGHTERVYMDLSDGDDPRRWIPLKGGEPILSSELGTKGVRDPHIVRNPDTGMWYIVATDLRVMGDGNGSGSDTDWHYWSHHGSTDLIVWQSPDLVHWSEARTLDVSRKPDGGHLELGMAWACECLWVPDYYPEDHDGGRGAFVMYWSSKLFADDDPGHESDDVHDRVLWGVTRDFTQDTYEYGGVFVDTGTNSIDTTMIQRKLPNGTKRTYRITKDNGTGKADGSGEGIGMESTDAERWWEPGTVWTRVQTHIGECYSDGHGVEGPAVFANHHNDGGANDEWYLFVDVIPSIGYRPMISNDLDAGWRPLDDPEFSLAPHTKHGGVVSLTRAEYERLSALR; this comes from the coding sequence ATGAACGACAGCATTGACGGCAAGAACCCGGGGGAGCAGTATGGCTACCTGCTGGTGCACTTTATCGAAAACGCGCTCGGGCACACCGAGCGCGTCTACATGGATCTGTCCGACGGTGACGACCCGCGCCGCTGGATCCCGCTCAAGGGCGGCGAGCCGATCCTGAGCTCCGAGCTGGGCACCAAGGGCGTGCGCGACCCGCACATCGTGCGCAACCCCGATACGGGCATGTGGTACATTGTGGCCACGGATCTGCGCGTGATGGGCGACGGCAACGGCTCGGGCTCCGATACCGACTGGCACTACTGGTCTCACCACGGCAGCACGGACCTCATCGTCTGGCAGTCGCCGGATCTGGTGCATTGGAGCGAGGCGCGCACGCTCGACGTGTCGCGCAAACCGGACGGCGGTCATCTCGAACTGGGCATGGCGTGGGCCTGCGAATGCCTGTGGGTGCCCGACTACTATCCGGAAGATCATGACGGCGGCCGCGGCGCGTTCGTCATGTACTGGTCGAGCAAGCTGTTCGCCGACGACGATCCCGGGCATGAGAGCGACGACGTGCACGACAGGGTGCTATGGGGCGTGACGCGCGACTTCACGCAGGATACGTACGAGTACGGCGGCGTGTTCGTCGATACCGGAACCAATTCCATCGACACCACGATGATCCAGCGCAAGCTGCCCAACGGCACCAAGCGCACGTACCGCATCACCAAGGACAACGGCACGGGCAAGGCGGACGGCAGCGGCGAAGGAATCGGGATGGAATCGACCGACGCCGAGCGCTGGTGGGAGCCGGGCACGGTGTGGACGCGCGTGCAGACGCATATCGGCGAATGCTATTCGGACGGCCACGGTGTGGAAGGCCCGGCCGTGTTCGCCAACCATCACAACGATGGCGGCGCGAACGACGAGTGGTATCTGTTCGTGGACGTGATCCCGTCGATCGGCTATCGCCCGATGATCTCCAATGATCTGGACGCCGGGTGGCGTCCGCTCGACGACCCCGAGTTCTCGCTCGCCCCGCACACCAAGCACGGCGGCGTGGTCTCGCTGACCCGCGCCGAATACGAGCGTCTCAGCGCGCTGCGCTGA
- the leuA gene encoding 2-isopropylmalate synthase: MGQDQSSVFDLAAAAAASNGGNNDPLLPPARFIGEPQKPSKMPYNKYASYDKQVPFDFPERTWPGKRLTRAPRWCSVDLRDGNQALVNPMDSERKLRFWNLLISMGFKEIEVGFPSASETDFDFIRMLIERELIPDDVTIVVLTQCREHLIRRTYEALKGAKRAIVHFYNSVSVLQREVVFKKNKDEIKKLATDAAELCKDLEGEAKGIDLYYEYSPESFTGTEPEYAVEVCNAVIGVIKPTPEHPMIINLPATVEMTTPNVFADEVEYVSTHLDDRDSVVLSLHPHNDEGMGVAATELAVLAGADRVEGCLLGNGERTGNVDLVTLGLNWLTQGLDPQLDLSNVPEIRKTVEYCNQIKISERHPYAGNFVFTAFSGSHQDAIKKGLEARQMAADRAGADLDSFVWLVPYLPIDPKDIGRTYEAIIRVNSQSGKGGMAYLLKTNHNLDLPKRLQIEFDKIVQKYADETKKEVKDEDIWRLFKDEYLPVEESGATAAGVVVGDSRDESLEQWGRLKLLKVSVSSGEDGSDTVLKARLLDRGAGAHADQPVERELSGIGNGPIAAFINAISNLGIEVSVMDYVEHTMSVGTDAMAASYVECQIGEDAESQIIWGVGIDSSIITSSLKAIISAVNRSER, translated from the coding sequence ATGGGTCAGGATCAATCATCGGTGTTTGATCTCGCGGCTGCGGCTGCAGCGTCCAACGGAGGGAACAACGACCCGCTGCTGCCTCCGGCGCGATTCATCGGCGAACCCCAGAAGCCGAGCAAGATGCCGTACAACAAGTACGCGTCCTATGACAAGCAGGTGCCGTTCGACTTCCCCGAGCGCACATGGCCCGGCAAGCGCCTCACGCGCGCCCCGCGCTGGTGCTCGGTCGACCTGCGCGACGGCAACCAGGCGCTGGTCAACCCCATGGATTCCGAGCGCAAGCTGCGCTTCTGGAACCTGCTCATCTCCATGGGCTTCAAGGAGATCGAGGTGGGCTTCCCCTCGGCATCCGAAACCGATTTCGACTTCATCCGCATGCTCATCGAGCGCGAGCTCATCCCGGACGACGTGACCATCGTGGTGCTCACCCAGTGCCGCGAGCACCTCATCCGCCGCACCTACGAGGCGCTCAAGGGCGCCAAGCGCGCCATCGTGCACTTCTACAACTCCGTCTCCGTGCTGCAGCGCGAGGTGGTGTTCAAGAAGAACAAGGACGAGATCAAGAAGCTCGCCACCGACGCCGCCGAGCTGTGCAAGGACCTTGAGGGCGAGGCCAAGGGCATCGACCTGTACTACGAGTACTCGCCGGAATCCTTCACCGGCACCGAGCCGGAGTACGCGGTCGAGGTGTGCAACGCCGTGATCGGTGTCATCAAGCCCACCCCCGAGCATCCGATGATCATCAACCTGCCCGCCACCGTGGAGATGACCACGCCGAACGTGTTCGCCGACGAAGTGGAGTACGTCTCCACCCACCTCGACGACCGCGACTCGGTCGTGCTCTCCCTGCACCCGCACAACGACGAGGGCATGGGCGTGGCCGCCACCGAGCTGGCCGTGCTGGCCGGCGCCGACCGCGTGGAAGGCTGCCTGCTGGGCAATGGCGAGCGCACCGGCAACGTCGACCTGGTCACGCTGGGCCTTAACTGGCTCACCCAGGGCCTCGATCCGCAGCTCGATCTGTCCAACGTGCCGGAGATCCGCAAGACCGTCGAGTACTGTAACCAGATCAAGATCTCCGAGCGCCACCCCTACGCCGGCAACTTCGTGTTCACCGCGTTCTCCGGGTCGCACCAGGACGCCATCAAGAAGGGTCTCGAGGCCCGCCAGATGGCCGCCGATCGCGCCGGCGCCGATCTCGACAGCTTCGTGTGGCTCGTGCCGTACCTGCCGATCGATCCGAAGGACATCGGCCGTACGTACGAGGCGATCATCCGCGTCAACTCGCAGTCCGGCAAGGGCGGTATGGCCTACCTGCTCAAGACCAACCACAACCTCGACCTGCCCAAGCGTCTGCAGATCGAGTTTGACAAGATCGTGCAGAAATACGCCGACGAGACCAAGAAGGAAGTCAAGGACGAGGACATCTGGCGCCTGTTCAAGGACGAGTACCTGCCGGTCGAGGAGTCGGGCGCGACGGCGGCCGGCGTGGTCGTCGGCGACTCGCGCGACGAATCGCTCGAGCAGTGGGGCCGCCTGAAGCTGCTCAAGGTGTCCGTCTCCTCCGGCGAGGACGGGTCCGACACCGTGCTCAAGGCGCGTCTGCTCGATCGCGGCGCCGGCGCGCACGCCGATCAGCCGGTCGAGCGCGAACTGTCCGGCATCGGCAACGGCCCGATCGCCGCGTTCATCAACGCGATCTCGAACCTCGGCATTGAGGTCTCGGTGATGGACTACGTGGAGCACACCATGTCCGTCGGCACCGACGCGATGGCCGCCTCCTACGTGGAGTGCCAGATCGGTGAGGACGCCGAGAGCCAGATCATCTGGGGCGTCGGCATCGACTCCTCGATCATCACGAGCTCGCTCAAGGCGATCATTTCCGCGGTCAACAGGTCGGAACGCTGA
- a CDS encoding metallophosphoesterase family protein, with the protein MTLRFRDDGTFRVLQMADVQDGPDVNADTIRMIEAAIREADPDLVVFTGDQIRGYDPAYIDTFLRRRGENPGAKVRLVTEIEAKLHGVRRRIAARRNPDLPPTEDIVTIDDLMDDTRQKVRDTFSAFLGPVIKAGVPFAATYGNHDFQCGILADEQDDMYREYPGCLNPVQGSSTLAPEPGTFAVPIESSDGSGRVAMSVMMVNSGDYAGKPAENDIQYPAYAANSRGLDLADADGYGTPTPEAIAWLGGAQRELGERNGDGKPVPAIAFQHIPPQEFYDCLTEVPAWTPNAVEGTRNFAGHCYTLNHEVCRPGSRLGEAIGCADDNVGEVDALLEAGGYFALFCGHDHKNSFVGHVHGIDLGYAPTCGFECYGPKSRYRGVRLFEFNESNPRAYVTRMLTWGDLVGRYSGNELRVFFEDHCITDAIGLRNELRRPQVFATVALTTTAAFAAIVRGIVRQLRQGGRP; encoded by the coding sequence ATGACACTGCGATTCCGCGACGACGGCACCTTCCGTGTGCTGCAAATGGCCGACGTGCAGGACGGCCCCGACGTCAACGCCGACACGATCCGCATGATCGAAGCCGCCATCCGCGAGGCCGATCCCGATCTGGTGGTGTTCACCGGCGACCAGATCCGCGGATACGATCCCGCCTACATCGACACCTTCCTGCGGCGCCGCGGCGAGAACCCCGGAGCCAAGGTGCGGCTCGTCACCGAGATCGAGGCGAAGCTGCACGGCGTGCGCCGGCGCATCGCGGCCAGACGCAATCCCGATCTGCCGCCGACCGAGGACATCGTGACCATCGACGACCTGATGGACGACACCAGGCAGAAGGTACGCGACACGTTCAGCGCCTTCCTCGGCCCCGTCATCAAGGCCGGCGTGCCCTTCGCCGCGACCTATGGCAACCACGACTTCCAGTGCGGCATCCTCGCCGACGAGCAGGACGATATGTACCGCGAGTACCCCGGCTGCCTGAACCCCGTGCAGGGCAGCTCCACGCTGGCTCCGGAACCGGGCACGTTCGCGGTACCCATCGAATCGTCCGACGGCTCGGGGCGCGTCGCCATGAGCGTGATGATGGTCAACTCGGGCGACTACGCGGGCAAGCCGGCCGAGAACGACATCCAATACCCCGCGTACGCGGCCAATTCACGAGGACTCGACCTGGCGGACGCGGACGGCTACGGCACGCCGACGCCCGAGGCGATCGCGTGGCTCGGCGGCGCGCAGCGCGAGCTGGGCGAACGCAACGGCGACGGCAAGCCAGTGCCAGCGATCGCGTTCCAGCACATTCCGCCGCAGGAGTTCTACGACTGCCTGACCGAAGTGCCCGCATGGACGCCGAACGCCGTGGAGGGCACGCGCAATTTCGCCGGCCACTGCTACACGCTCAACCACGAGGTCTGCCGGCCCGGCTCGCGCCTTGGCGAGGCCATCGGCTGCGCGGACGACAACGTGGGCGAGGTCGATGCGCTGCTCGAAGCGGGCGGCTATTTCGCGCTGTTCTGCGGGCACGACCACAAGAATTCCTTTGTCGGGCACGTGCACGGCATCGATCTGGGATACGCGCCGACCTGCGGGTTCGAGTGCTACGGGCCCAAATCGCGCTACCGCGGCGTGCGGCTGTTCGAGTTCAACGAGAGCAATCCCCGCGCCTACGTGACCCGCATGCTCACCTGGGGCGATCTGGTAGGGCGCTATTCCGGCAACGAGCTGCGCGTGTTCTTCGAGGACCACTGCATCACCGATGCGATCGGCCTGCGCAACGAACTGCGCCGACCGCAGGTGTTCGCCACCGTCGCGCTGACCACGACCGCCGCATTCGCCGCGATCGTGCGGGGCATCGTTCGTCAGTTGCGGCAAGGCGGACGGCCCTGA
- a CDS encoding DUF5701 family protein, with the protein MSKASAEAQRQLDRLVALGYPDVADISAAAFRALARPLIGALEQSDLGSDILLVPTRELVSPESLIARTSINRMAGFTTMPPRDIASFLPQDGFEPPEGPFYLVVEPHTGTCYINREPDVARKLIDSDERLPLTLEEGLAIATQHPEWLLEKNGFNLLGSRSADGRVPSIWMSQNAPRLGAVWPNSRHTWLGNAYCVARRGVSLFR; encoded by the coding sequence ATGTCAAAGGCATCAGCAGAAGCGCAAAGGCAGTTGGACCGTCTCGTGGCGTTGGGGTACCCGGATGTGGCGGACATCAGCGCCGCCGCGTTCCGCGCGCTCGCCCGGCCGCTGATCGGCGCGCTGGAGCAAAGCGATCTGGGATCCGATATCCTGCTGGTCCCCACGAGGGAGCTGGTATCGCCCGAATCGCTGATCGCCCGAACCAGCATCAATCGCATGGCCGGATTCACGACGATGCCGCCGCGCGATATCGCCAGCTTCCTGCCCCAGGACGGCTTCGAGCCGCCCGAAGGGCCGTTCTACCTGGTCGTCGAACCGCATACCGGCACCTGCTACATCAACCGCGAGCCGGATGTGGCCCGCAAGCTCATCGACTCCGACGAGCGCCTGCCGCTCACGCTTGAGGAAGGCCTCGCCATCGCCACCCAGCACCCCGAATGGCTGCTGGAGAAGAACGGGTTCAACCTGCTTGGCTCGCGCAGCGCCGACGGGCGGGTGCCGAGCATCTGGATGAGTCAGAACGCGCCGCGTCTTGGCGCGGTGTGGCCCAACTCCCGCCATACGTGGCTGGGCAACGCCTACTGCGTGGCCCGCCGTGGCGTGAGTCTGTTCCGGTGA
- a CDS encoding FadR/GntR family transcriptional regulator, with product MASPAPAAPDVPEVAYSQQELALLTRLSLQAEPTVSSRSRCDETMDAIKSYILRERLQPGDVLPTETQLCEAIGASRSSIREAVRKLEALNIVKVEHGKGTFVGSLSLDPMVETLAFRSMVSVGKNFADLQDVVELRKFLDLGCADEVVASLTGSEQPRLMELADAMTSTAKEGKTFLSLDIDFHMGILDSLNNTIVKQMVRSLWLVHMAVLPQLGLPVSTELDRTAVAHKHMLSSACSGDLEGYRQAVLDHYEPIESILRQRIQDSSENDV from the coding sequence ATGGCCTCTCCGGCCCCGGCGGCGCCGGACGTTCCGGAAGTCGCGTACAGCCAACAGGAGCTCGCGCTGCTGACACGCCTGTCCCTGCAAGCGGAGCCGACCGTATCGTCGCGTAGCCGCTGCGATGAGACAATGGACGCCATCAAGTCCTATATTCTGCGCGAACGTCTGCAACCCGGTGATGTGCTGCCCACGGAAACACAGTTATGCGAGGCGATCGGCGCCTCCCGATCCTCCATACGCGAAGCGGTGCGCAAGCTGGAGGCACTCAACATAGTCAAAGTGGAGCACGGCAAAGGAACATTCGTCGGATCGCTGTCGTTGGATCCCATGGTGGAGACTCTCGCTTTTCGCTCCATGGTATCTGTCGGCAAAAATTTCGCCGATCTTCAAGACGTGGTGGAACTTCGGAAATTCCTTGATCTGGGATGCGCGGACGAAGTGGTCGCGTCCCTTACCGGCAGCGAACAGCCGAGGCTGATGGAACTCGCCGATGCGATGACCAGCACCGCAAAAGAGGGAAAGACCTTCCTAAGCCTCGATATCGATTTCCATATGGGCATTCTCGACTCATTGAACAACACCATCGTCAAACAGATGGTTCGTTCCCTGTGGCTGGTCCACATGGCGGTGCTTCCGCAGCTTGGGCTCCCCGTATCCACCGAGCTTGACCGCACCGCCGTGGCCCATAAGCACATGCTCAGCTCGGCCTGCTCCGGCGACTTGGAAGGGTATCGCCAAGCGGTGCTGGACCACTACGAGCCGATCGAATCCATTTTGAGGCAGCGCATCCAGGACAGTTCCGAAAACGACGTATAG